One stretch of bacterium DNA includes these proteins:
- the epsC gene encoding serine O-acetyltransferase EpsC, with amino-acid sequence MNTPPLTATDLKSLAESLCSCESCSSASNATRGFHLAGRQAIYQALDDLIAILFPGCHGREPMPPKQLCDFISTKLLSVSTNLYEQIDHAFRYQCLFEKCNDCGDCPAKAAAAVKELMNALEGLKKTLQLDIVAAYEGDPAARSIMEVVMSYPGLQAIMVQRIAHILYQAQVPLIPRIMTEHAHSQTGIDIHPGAQIGPGFFIDHGTGVVIGETSTLGKNVKLYQGVTLGALSFPKDKDGHPIKGIKRHPHVEDDVTIYAGATILGGETTIGAGSEIGGNVWLTHSVPPHSKVYNQQPKPLITSKESHK; translated from the coding sequence ATGAACACACCCCCCCTCACTGCCACTGATCTGAAATCACTTGCGGAAAGTCTCTGCTCCTGCGAGTCCTGCTCCTCGGCCTCCAACGCCACCCGCGGCTTTCACCTGGCCGGTCGCCAGGCCATTTACCAGGCGCTCGACGACCTGATTGCCATCCTCTTCCCCGGCTGCCATGGCCGCGAACCCATGCCGCCCAAACAGCTCTGCGACTTCATCTCCACCAAACTCCTCTCCGTGAGCACCAACCTGTACGAACAGATCGACCATGCGTTCCGGTACCAGTGCCTGTTCGAGAAGTGCAATGACTGCGGTGATTGCCCGGCAAAGGCCGCCGCCGCCGTCAAGGAGTTGATGAACGCCCTGGAAGGTCTCAAGAAAACGCTGCAACTGGATATCGTGGCGGCCTATGAAGGGGACCCCGCCGCCCGCTCCATCATGGAAGTGGTGATGAGCTATCCCGGCCTGCAGGCGATCATGGTTCAGCGGATCGCGCATATTCTCTATCAGGCCCAGGTGCCGCTGATTCCCCGCATCATGACCGAGCATGCCCATTCCCAAACCGGAATCGATATTCATCCCGGGGCCCAGATCGGCCCCGGCTTCTTTATCGATCACGGCACCGGCGTGGTGATCGGCGAGACCAGCACCCTCGGCAAGAACGTCAAACTCTATCAGGGCGTCACCCTGGGCGCGCTCAGCTTCCCCAAGGATAAGGACGGCCACCCGATCAAGGGAATCAAGCGGCATCCCCATGTGGAAGACGATGTGACCATCTATGCCGGCGCCACCATCCTGGGCGGGGAGACCACCATTGGAGCCGGCTCGGAGATTGGCGGAAATGTCTGGCTCACCCATTCAGTCCCCCCCCACTCGAAAGTCTACAACCAGCAACCCAAACCGCTCATCACCAGCAAAGAGTCTCACAAATGA
- a CDS encoding homoserine O-acetyltransferase, with translation MDIANLEQSVGLVETKLATLSLPPGGLTLDGGESLPELTVAYETYGTLSPAKDNVIFICHALTGDAHVAGYHSDDPKSQGWWDAVIGPGKGIDTNRFHVICANILGGCKGTTGPGSINPATGTPYGAAFPNITIGDIVHAHYLLLNHLGIDRLYAIIGGSFGGMQVLEWSIRYPDMPERCICLASAASLSAQALAFDIVGREVITSDPGWAEGNYYGTGTQPSNGLAAARMLGHITYLSPEIMTLKFGRKKKERPAGERFRTRFEVESYLQYQGEKFVERFDSNSYLHITQAMDNYDLTEAYGDLKTAFKHVKARFLIVALSSDWLFPPEQSLDIASALVQIGKPVSYCLIKAPYGHDAFLVDIVQTSKLLCTFLGGCAQCTTAVTAVKRDDYDRIASLIEPRSRVLDLGCGDGDLLALLTANRQTTGMGVDIELGHLTAAMGKNLDVFHSDIDQKLEMIPDQAYDYVVLSQTLQVVRHPRDVLHEMLRIAREGIVSFPNFANWHNRLRLGLTGRMPKAESLPYEWYDTPNIHLATWQDFLNLCRKDHIRIKRVIPLAERRLSKLLIAAGLENLGAERILVNITRS, from the coding sequence ATGGATATAGCAAATCTCGAACAATCAGTGGGGCTGGTGGAGACAAAACTGGCCACCCTCTCGCTTCCGCCCGGCGGGCTCACGCTCGACGGCGGGGAGTCGCTGCCCGAACTGACCGTCGCCTACGAGACCTACGGCACATTGAGTCCCGCCAAAGATAACGTCATCTTCATCTGCCACGCGCTCACGGGCGATGCCCATGTGGCCGGCTATCATTCCGACGACCCGAAATCCCAGGGCTGGTGGGACGCCGTGATCGGCCCCGGTAAAGGCATCGACACCAATCGCTTCCACGTCATCTGCGCCAATATCCTGGGCGGCTGCAAGGGTACCACCGGGCCCGGCTCGATCAATCCGGCCACCGGCACCCCCTATGGCGCCGCCTTCCCGAACATCACCATCGGCGACATTGTCCACGCGCATTATCTGTTGCTGAACCATCTCGGCATTGACCGGCTCTACGCCATCATCGGCGGCTCATTCGGCGGGATGCAGGTCCTTGAATGGAGCATCCGCTATCCCGACATGCCCGAGCGCTGTATCTGCCTCGCCTCCGCCGCCTCGCTCTCCGCCCAGGCCCTGGCCTTTGATATCGTGGGCCGCGAGGTCATCACCAGTGATCCCGGCTGGGCCGAAGGGAATTACTACGGGACCGGAACCCAACCGAGCAACGGCCTGGCCGCCGCCCGCATGCTGGGCCATATCACCTACCTCTCCCCCGAAATCATGACCCTTAAATTCGGGCGGAAGAAAAAGGAACGTCCCGCCGGGGAACGCTTCCGCACCCGTTTTGAAGTCGAAAGCTATCTCCAGTATCAGGGCGAGAAATTCGTCGAACGTTTCGACTCCAACTCCTATCTGCACATCACGCAGGCAATGGATAACTACGACCTGACGGAAGCCTATGGCGACCTGAAGACGGCCTTTAAACACGTCAAAGCCCGCTTCCTGATTGTGGCCCTGAGCTCCGACTGGCTGTTCCCCCCGGAACAGTCACTGGACATCGCGTCGGCGCTCGTTCAAATCGGAAAGCCGGTCTCGTACTGCCTGATCAAGGCCCCCTACGGCCATGACGCCTTCCTGGTCGATATCGTGCAAACCTCAAAGCTCCTCTGCACCTTCCTGGGCGGCTGCGCCCAATGCACCACGGCCGTCACAGCGGTTAAACGGGACGATTACGACCGGATCGCCTCCCTGATCGAGCCCCGCTCGCGCGTGCTCGATCTCGGCTGTGGCGATGGCGATCTGCTCGCCCTGCTGACCGCGAACCGGCAAACCACCGGCATGGGTGTGGATATTGAGCTGGGCCACCTTACCGCCGCCATGGGCAAAAATCTCGATGTTTTCCACAGTGATATCGACCAGAAACTCGAGATGATTCCCGATCAGGCCTATGACTATGTCGTGTTGAGCCAGACCCTCCAGGTGGTCCGGCATCCGCGTGACGTCCTCCATGAAATGCTCCGGATCGCCCGTGAAGGCATTGTCAGTTTCCCCAACTTCGCCAACTGGCACAACCGGCTCAGACTGGGTCTCACCGGACGGATGCCCAAGGCGGAATCGCTTCCCTATGAATGGTACGACACCCCCAATATCCACCTGGCCACCTGGCAGGATTTCCTGAACCTGTGCCGCAAGGACCACATCCGGATCAAGCGGGTCATCCCCCTGGCCGAACGGCGCTTAAGCAAGCTTCTCATCGCCGCGGGCCTCGAGAATCTCGGCGCCGAACGGATCCTGGTCAACATCACGAGGTCATAA
- the cutA gene encoding divalent-cation tolerance protein CutA: protein MNDTSYVTVTTTSDSEALAIKLAEMITAARLASCVQFWPIRSVYWWQGKLESGTEFILQCKTRSSLAPALQEFIRSHHPYEVPEIIITPILGGHPPYLAWIDQETSCAAASNITCGCV, encoded by the coding sequence ATGAATGACACCTCCTATGTGACGGTTACAACGACCTCCGATTCCGAAGCCCTGGCAATCAAGCTGGCCGAAATGATCACCGCCGCCCGACTGGCCTCCTGCGTTCAGTTCTGGCCCATCCGGAGCGTCTACTGGTGGCAGGGGAAGCTGGAGTCGGGTACTGAATTTATCCTTCAATGCAAGACCCGGTCCAGCCTCGCGCCCGCCCTTCAGGAGTTCATCCGCAGCCACCATCCCTACGAAGTCCCGGAAATCATTATCACTCCGATCCTGGGCGGCCACCCTCCCTATCTCGCCTGGATCGACCAGGAAACCTCCTGTGCAGCAGCATCTAATATCACCTGCGGATGCGTATAA
- a CDS encoding YgiQ family radical SAM protein, whose amino-acid sequence MNQKSSTTPLPAPLPMSRHEMAQRGWPQCDVILVTGDAYVDHPSFGAALIGRHLESCGYRVGIIAAPDPNDVEAFRVLGPPRLFWGVTAGNLDSQLARLTVMRKRRRDDAYLPEGQGDLRPPNATIVYVTKVRQAFKHSAILPSPCGRGAMRRDRSQEDTFESVAAHSAPPTFDHRASIPVIIGGVEASLRRFPYYDYWTDSIKRSILFDSKADLLVYGMGERAIAEVAARLDRGEGLSGTAGTAEIQKKANAEQSTSNIEHRIKDVNNVECLTLNVQCSTFTSLPPYESVAPPTPEGKLAFNVMTRKVLLNAATDTPQTLVQSQGDRQLVVYPPASPLDTSELDRLYALPFTRKPHPVYAGQRIAAYDMIKDSVTTHRGCYGSCAFCAIASHQGKTIHSRSRKGILDEIRHLATSPDFHGTVSDLGGPTANMYGTSCSRQGANCKRPSCLSPELCPNLITDANPQLELLRAARTLPGVNHVFITSGIRFDLALAQDTRGYIAELAQHHVCGRLKIAPEHIAPNVLRLMRKPGLQAYRSFVKRFKEADRAAGKAQQVIEYFVSGHPGCTLADMIELALYLKKENIRAEQVQDFYPAPLTIAAAMFYTGHDPMTGEAVYVARTDNDKALQRALLLCHDSKFHRKAREALMAAGREDLIKVLGC is encoded by the coding sequence ATGAACCAAAAAAGTTCCACCACGCCCCTCCCCGCGCCCCTCCCCATGTCGCGCCACGAAATGGCCCAGCGGGGGTGGCCGCAATGCGACGTCATCCTGGTGACGGGGGACGCCTATGTGGATCATCCCTCTTTCGGGGCCGCCTTGATTGGACGCCACTTGGAGTCCTGCGGCTACCGGGTCGGCATCATTGCCGCACCCGATCCGAATGACGTCGAGGCGTTCCGTGTCCTGGGCCCGCCCCGCCTGTTCTGGGGCGTGACCGCCGGGAACCTCGACAGTCAGCTCGCCCGCCTGACCGTCATGCGCAAACGCCGCAGGGACGACGCCTATCTGCCCGAAGGCCAGGGCGACCTCCGTCCACCCAATGCCACCATCGTCTACGTCACAAAGGTGCGTCAGGCGTTTAAACATTCCGCGATACTCCCTTCTCCCTGTGGGAGGGGCGCTATGCGCCGCGACAGGTCACAGGAGGACACTTTTGAGTCTGTCGCGGCGCATAGCGCCCCTCCCACATTCGATCATCGAGCATCTATCCCTGTGATCATTGGGGGAGTGGAAGCCTCGCTACGGAGATTCCCTTACTATGACTACTGGACGGACAGCATCAAGCGCTCCATCCTCTTTGATTCCAAAGCCGACTTGCTGGTCTATGGCATGGGCGAACGCGCGATCGCCGAAGTCGCGGCCAGACTGGATCGGGGCGAGGGATTATCGGGCACCGCGGGCACTGCAGAGATTCAGAAAAAGGCGAACGCTGAACAGTCAACATCGAACATTGAACATCGAATAAAAGATGTTAACAACGTTGAATGTTTAACGTTGAATGTTCAATGTTCGACGTTCACTTCCCTTCCCCCCTACGAATCCGTAGCGCCCCCCACCCCCGAAGGCAAACTGGCCTTCAATGTCATGACCCGCAAGGTACTGCTTAACGCGGCCACCGATACACCCCAGACACTCGTTCAGTCCCAGGGCGACCGTCAACTCGTGGTCTATCCGCCCGCCTCCCCGCTGGATACCAGCGAACTCGACCGCCTCTACGCCCTGCCCTTTACCCGCAAGCCGCATCCCGTTTACGCCGGCCAGCGTATCGCCGCCTATGACATGATCAAGGACTCGGTGACCACGCACCGCGGGTGTTACGGCTCCTGCGCCTTCTGCGCCATTGCCTCACATCAGGGCAAGACCATCCATTCCCGCAGTCGCAAGGGCATTCTGGATGAGATCCGGCATCTGGCCACGTCCCCTGATTTCCACGGCACCGTCAGTGATCTGGGAGGGCCCACCGCCAATATGTACGGGACTTCCTGCAGCCGGCAGGGCGCCAACTGCAAGCGACCCAGCTGTCTGTCACCGGAGCTGTGCCCCAACCTCATTACGGATGCCAACCCCCAACTTGAACTTTTGCGTGCGGCCCGGACGTTACCCGGCGTCAACCACGTCTTCATTACCAGCGGCATCCGATTTGATCTCGCCCTGGCCCAGGACACGCGCGGTTACATTGCCGAACTGGCGCAACATCATGTCTGCGGCCGATTGAAAATTGCGCCTGAACACATTGCCCCGAATGTCCTGCGCCTGATGCGGAAACCCGGCCTCCAGGCCTATCGCAGCTTTGTGAAGCGGTTCAAGGAAGCAGACCGGGCGGCCGGCAAGGCCCAGCAGGTGATTGAATACTTTGTCAGCGGCCATCCGGGTTGCACCCTGGCCGACATGATTGAGTTGGCGCTCTATCTTAAAAAAGAGAACATCCGCGCGGAACAGGTTCAGGATTTCTATCCGGCTCCGCTCACCATCGCCGCCGCCATGTTCTACACCGGCCACGACCCCATGACGGGCGAAGCGGTCTATGTGGCCCGGACCGATAACGACAAAGCCCTTCAGCGCGCCCTGCTCCTCTGCCATGACTCCAAGTTCCACCGGAAGGCGCGCGAAGCCCTGATGGCTGCCGGCCGGGAGGATTTGATTAAAGTCCTGGGATGTTAA
- a CDS encoding DUF362 domain-containing protein — protein MSKSKVAILRTSPATALADYHRVMNLAGYQAVISKTADTALKVNISWHFFYPGSSTTPWQLDGVIRAMKKDGYSPSNIHACHNRTVVIDAHLGERENKQLNVVQAHGLRNVHLYEGNEPWINVRDAVGDIADKFLCLNEVYPNGFMIPERFIGENIIHLPTVKTHVFTTTTGAMKNAFGGLLNEHRHWTHPVIHETLVDLLRIQQKIHPGIFAVMDGTFAGDGPGPRCMIPYVKNVILASSDQVAIDAVAAKLMGFNPLQDIKFIRLAHEAGLGCGDLRDIEIVGDPETLKEDWHFVGPFKKMTFASKMQHKIYWGPLRKPIEWSLKTVLAPWAYIASVIYHDSFWYPTHQKLVHDILHSTWGRLFHNWDKVAIPPDDLTTPGWADVGADPLELKRDSWKLFKKSLSILGTCIKEAPEFAAKKRKKDFTTN, from the coding sequence ATGAGCAAATCAAAAGTCGCCATTCTCAGGACATCGCCCGCCACCGCGCTGGCGGATTATCACCGGGTTATGAATCTCGCGGGGTACCAGGCGGTCATTTCCAAGACCGCCGACACCGCCCTGAAGGTCAATATCAGTTGGCACTTCTTCTATCCTGGCAGCTCCACCACCCCCTGGCAGTTGGATGGCGTGATCCGGGCCATGAAAAAGGACGGCTATTCCCCCTCCAACATCCACGCCTGCCATAACCGCACCGTCGTGATCGATGCCCATCTCGGCGAGCGGGAAAACAAGCAACTGAATGTTGTCCAGGCGCATGGCCTCAGAAACGTCCATCTCTACGAAGGCAATGAACCTTGGATCAATGTGCGTGATGCCGTCGGAGATATTGCTGATAAGTTCCTCTGCCTGAACGAGGTATACCCGAATGGATTCATGATTCCCGAGCGGTTTATCGGGGAGAATATCATTCACCTCCCGACCGTTAAAACCCATGTCTTCACGACCACCACCGGTGCCATGAAAAACGCCTTTGGCGGCCTGCTTAACGAACACCGTCATTGGACACATCCTGTTATCCATGAAACACTTGTGGACTTGCTGCGAATCCAGCAGAAAATCCATCCAGGCATCTTTGCCGTGATGGACGGCACCTTTGCCGGGGATGGACCCGGCCCCCGCTGCATGATCCCCTACGTCAAGAATGTGATTCTGGCCTCATCCGACCAGGTTGCCATTGACGCTGTAGCCGCTAAGTTAATGGGTTTCAACCCGTTACAAGACATTAAGTTTATCCGTTTGGCCCATGAGGCAGGGCTAGGATGCGGCGATCTTCGCGATATCGAGATTGTGGGCGATCCCGAGACGCTGAAGGAGGATTGGCATTTCGTCGGTCCTTTCAAAAAAATGACCTTTGCCAGCAAGATGCAGCACAAGATCTATTGGGGCCCCCTGCGCAAACCGATCGAGTGGTCGCTGAAGACCGTGTTAGCCCCCTGGGCCTACATTGCCAGCGTGATCTACCATGACTCTTTCTGGTACCCCACTCATCAGAAACTCGTGCACGACATTCTCCACAGCACTTGGGGCCGTCTTTTTCACAATTGGGATAAAGTGGCGATCCCGCCGGATGACCTGACCACTCCCGGGTGGGCGGATGTCGGCGCCGACCCGCTGGAATTGAAGCGGGACAGCTGGAAACTGTTCAAGAAATCCCTCTCGATCCTTGGCACCTGCATCAAGGAAGCCCCGGAGTTTGCGGCAAAGAAGAGAAAGAAAGACTTCACCACTAATTGA